The following coding sequences lie in one Acropora palmata chromosome 3, jaAcrPala1.3, whole genome shotgun sequence genomic window:
- the LOC141876107 gene encoding uncharacterized protein LOC141876107 produces the protein MSSAASERFSLALEAPSGSTNDENISVELPSLNQDRHGHSENETGKEPWNADLLEKRTTQVFKVLQLLGLVTGGRSRRLANLFMLLIALIVWIPPMSLSVCVAKDPIMSSPSGLPTILLFSGLALSHHFGALYGKRHRELLRKNVYLAIERANFCRTCVMMFALFGILTVLYLVLLVYLYVRQSILPVPWLQICVIYFLGYIYCASASVAMNLIFSSVCAAIKIRINDFRREFKSWSDGLRKALNKYQDLVDFMDREVEAIKWWLLVNVISFIVIWFINFHLWQIVVSDAGRTDVVRLVFYNCSWTEPLPAPKLSLPDGFIIGCEMLFSSLVFFFFMSPLCWAATVMVQCHRFRDWVNCTRLQSDDRPLGQFNITSLDFFINRVQMANYFAFRLPLLGVNVTKERIFLTGLMTTLQFILSIVAKQALTP, from the coding sequence ATGTCGTCAGCAGCTTCCGAGCGATTTAGTCTGGCGTTGGAGGCCCCCTCAGGTTCAACAAACGACGAGAATATTTCAGTTGAACTTCCTTCGTTAAATCAAGACAGACATGGCCACAGTGAAAATGAAACCGGAAAAGAACCTTGGAACGCTGATCTCTTGGAGAAAAGAACAACTCAAGTCTTCAAAGTGCTTCAGTTGTTGGGTCTTGTTACTGGAGGCAGATCTAGAAGGCTCGCCAACTTGTTTATGCTGTTGATTGCCTTGATAGTCTGGATACCGCCGATGAGTCTTTCAGTTTGCGTGGCAAAAGACCCGATCATGTCTTCGCCAAGCGGTTTACCTACAATATTGCTTTTCTCGGGTCTTGCTCTTTCGCATCATTTCGGGGCTCTTTATGGAAAAAGACATCGTGAACTTCTTCGGAAAAACGTTTACCTGGCGATCGAACGGGCCAATTTTTGCCGAACGTGTGTAATGATGTTTGCCTTGTTTGGCATTTTGACCGTATTGTATCTTGTTCTTCTAGTCTACTTGTATGTCAGGCAGTCTATTCTTCCCGTTCCATGGCTTCAGATTTGCGTTATTTACTTCCTGGGTTACATTTACTGTGCTTCGGCGAGTGTAGCcatgaatttgatttttagtTCAGTTTGCGCGGCCATCAAGATCAGAATTAATGACTTCAGGAGGGAATTCAAATCCTGGTCAGATGGGCTGCGCAAAGCCCTCAACAAATACCAGGATCTCGTTGACTTCATGGACCGCGAAGTCGAGGCAATAAAATGGTGGCTTCTGGTTAATGTCATCAGCTTTATCGTCATATGGTTCATCAATTTCCATCTATGGCAGATCGTGGTATCGGATGCAGGTAGGACAGATGTGGTGAGGTTGGTGTTCTATAACTGTTCGTGGACGGAGCCTCTTCCAGCGCCCAAATTGTCGCTTCCTGATGGATTCATCATCGGCTGTGAAATGCTCTTCTCCAGCCtggtcttcttcttctttatgTCCCCCCTGTGTTGGGCTGCCACGGTAATGGTGCAATGTCACAGGTTCCGTGATTGGGTCAACTGCACACGGCTACAGTCAGACGACAGGCCCCTGGGACAGTTCAACATTACCTCGTTGGACTTCTTCATTAACCGGGTTCAAATGGCAAATTACTTTGCGTTCAGACTGCCATTGTTGGGTGTTAATGTGACCAAAGAGCGGATTTTCTTGACAGGACTTATGACAACATTGCAGTTTATCTTGAGCATCGTGGCAAAACAGGCGCTTACTCCGTAG